A single window of Culicoides brevitarsis isolate CSIRO-B50_1 chromosome 3, AGI_CSIRO_Cbre_v1, whole genome shotgun sequence DNA harbors:
- the LOC134834347 gene encoding UDP-glycosyltransferase UGT5-like yields the protein MARLTIITIFLSFFVFHHGDAANILAVFPTQMKSHFIVGKHLLKELALAGHDVTVICPFKIKNPPKTYHEITTTIPDQSFIDYANAVSKTESIDPSMFFKFLKWGMDVNEATLKDPAVQKLMKSGKKFDVMLYELFINEAILGLAHHLKVPVIGVSTLGLSAFVTYYTGSNSPNSFVPNLMLGLPEEMSFKERLINTIGNLYFDVMMKVYFDPANEKCYQENFPDPKPTLDELRRTAVSMVLTNSHISLNGPKPFMSNVVEVGGIHIDEKLKPLPEDLQKFLDSSDEGVVYFCMGSTISPNAMLPEKRDAIIKGLSSIKEKVVWKWDHESGKTVDPTKFYTSTWLPQNEILAHKNVKLFITHGGLLGTTEAVYHGVPLMGIPMFADQKTNMVSFRHTGLGLLLEYTNLTETSFKEMLDEMLATDRYQIKSKEVARRFRDRPSNALQTAIYWIEYVVRHKGAKFMQSSALKLNNLQYYNLDVYGLMAFVVFLVLYLPYKLVKCICCRRKTGKSKTE from the exons ATGGCGCGTTTAACTATAATTACcatatttttaagcttttttgtgtttcatcaTGGTGATGCGGCAAATATTCTCGCTGTCTTTCCAACACAGATGAAGTCTCATTTTATCGTTGGAAAACATTTGTTGAAGGAATTGGCACTAGCAGGACATGATGTTACCGTTATCTGTCCTTTTAAGATAAAGAATCCGCCGAAGACGTATCACGAGATTACGACAACGATTCCTGATCAGTCCTTCATAG ATTACGCAAATGCTGTTTCCAAGACAGAATCCATTGACCCTTCAATGTTCTTCAAGTTCCTCAAATGGGGTATGGATGTTAACGAAGCAACTTTAAAAGATCCTgctgttcaaaaattgatgaaatccggcaaaaaatttgatgttatGTTGTACGAACTGTTCATTAACGAAGCTATTCTTGGTCTGGCACATCATCTCAAAGTTCCAGTGATTGGCGTCTCCACATTAGGTTTAAGTGCATTTGTCACATATTACACGGGATCCAATAGCCCAAACTCCTTTGTGCCAAACTTGATGCTTGGTTTGCCCGAAGAAATGAGTTTCAAAGAACGTCTCATTAATACAATCGGAAATTTGTATTTCGATGTCATGatgaaagtttattttgatCCAGCGAATGAAAAGTGTTATCAAGAGAATTTCCCAGATCCAAAGCCAACATTGGACGAATTACGGAGAACTGCTGTTTCCATGGTTTTAACCAACAGTCACATTAGTTTGAATGGTCCGAAACCGTTCATGAGTAACGTTGTTGAAGTTGGAGGAATTCACATTGATGAAAAGCTCAAACCTTTACCTGAAGATCTTCAAAAGTTCCTTGATTCCAGCGATGAAGGTGTCGTTTATTTCTGTATGGGAAGTACTATTAGTCCGAATGCAATGCTACCAGAAAAACGTGATGCTATTATCAAAGGTCTCAGTTCCATCAAGGAAAAAGTCGTATGGAAATGGGATCATGAATCCGGCAAAACAGTTGATCctacaaaattttacacttCAACATGGTTGCCACAAAATGAAATTCTCGctcataaaaatgtcaaactttTCATCACGCACGGTGGGCTTCTCGGAACTACAGAAGCCGTTTATCACGGAGTCCCATTAATGGGAATTCCAATGTTTGCCGACCAAAAAACCAACATGGTCAGTTTTCGTCATACCGGATTGGGACTTTTGCTGGAATATACAAATTTAACTGAAACTTCCTTCAAGGAAATGTTGGACGAAATGCTCGCAACTGATAGGtatcaaattaaaagtaaagaagTTGCTAGGAGATTTAGAGATCGACCATCGAATGCTCTTCAAACAGCAATTTACTGGATAGAGTATGTGGTGCGACACAAAGGTGCTAAATTTATGCAATCATCAGCGTTAAAGTTGAACAATTTGCAATACTACAATTTGGATGTTTATGGATTGATGGcgtttgttgtgtttttggtGCTTTATTTGCCGTACAAATTAGTAAAATGTATTTGTTGTCGCCGAAAAACGGGAAAAAGTAAGACTGAGTAA
- the LOC134836141 gene encoding thymidylate synthase has protein sequence MTEVLNGNGVSPLKVNGILNGHPEQNGHEEKKEHDEKQYLDLIRHIIAKGVRRGDRTGVGTLSIFGAQMRFNLRESFPLLTTKRVFWRAVAEELLWFIRGSTNAKELQDKNIHIWDGNSTREFLDGMGFTDREEGDLGPVYGFQWRHFGAEYKTCHDDYTGQGIDQLEEVINTIKTRPCDRRIIMSAWNAIDIPKMALPPCHCLVQFYVANGELSCMLYQRSADMGLGVPFNIASYALLTYMIAHICGLKPGDFIHTTGDTHVYLNHVEPLKEQLAREPRPFPTLKIKRKVTNIDDFKFEDFEIENYQPYPKINMEMAV, from the exons atgacCGAAGTTTTAAATGGAAACGGAGTTTCTCCACTAAAAGTTAATGGAATTTTGAATGGGCATCCCGAGCAGAATGgacatgaagaaaaaaaggaacatgACGAGAAGCAATATTTGGATTTGATTCGTCACATCATCGCAAAGGGAGTAAGACGCGGCGATCGTACCGGAGTCGGAACTTTGTCGATTTTTGGTGCCCAAATGCGTTTCAATTTGCGCGAAAGTTTCCCACTTTTGACAACGAAACGAGTTTTCTGGCGTGCCGTTGCTGAGGAGCTCTTGTGGTTCATTCGTGGCTCGACAAATGCCAAAGAATTGCAGGACAAAAATATCCACATTTGGGACGGAAACAGCACGCGCGAATTTTTGGACGGAATGGGATTCACGGATCGCGAAGAAGGAGATTTGGGTCCCGTTTACGGATTCCAATGGCGACACTTTGGCGCCGAATACAAAACATGCCACGACGATTACACCGGACAAGGCATCGATCAGCTGGAAGAAGTTATCAATACGATTAAAACGCGTCCCTGCGATCGTCGTATCATCATGAGTGCCTGGAATGCCATCGATATCCCGAAAATGGCACTGCCCCCATGTCATTGTCTCGTGCAGTTCTATGTCGCTAATGGCGAGCTTTCGTGCATGTTGTACCAAAGATCAGCTGATATGGGACTCGGAGTGCCTTTCAATATTGCCAGTTATGCACTTTTGACCTACATGATTGCTCATATTTGTGGATTGAAG cCTGGAGACTTCATTCATACAACAGGCGACACCCATGTCTATTTGAATCACGTTGAGCCATTGAAAGAGCAACTCGCACGTGAACCAAGACCATTCCCAAcgctaaaaattaaacgaaaggTCACCAATATCGATGATTTTAAATTCGAGGACtttgaaatcgaaaattatCAACCTTATCCAAAGATTAACATGGAAATGGCTGTTTGA
- the LOC134836140 gene encoding UDP-glycosyltransferase UGT5-like, with protein sequence MKFLLLFAFLAISTSCIDGARILCYLQSPGKSHVLLALPICEELAARGHQVLTLTNYKFGKDTANFTNVVVPVDSFSDELKELMASGQFSFKFMKIASQYFRKTAIDTLESELVREMMKSAKFDLIIFLSVMLNDVQLGLADHFKVPYVALSPMGNMLLNRQHVGSHSLPATVSSQMLGINGTMNFWQRVKNFLMNIYEYIMAFIINYMNQADYEKFWPSDRYRSYDEMKRNISLIFLNGHHSDSGVIRPLLPTEIEVGGIQIKTKPTPLTGDLKKFLDEATEGAILWTFGSNVEVSGVEPEKIDIMLKVLSKLKHRIVLKWEIDDKSRLPKNVFAQKWLPQDSILAHPNVKLFIGHGGAGGLGEAKYHQVPLLASPFFADQMRNSEKIEEDGWGRAFKVSEVTEESFTEMVNDMLTNQKYRETVKALSDKYRDRVSSALDTAVFWVEYVLKHHGAPHLQYSGKDLNFFQRHSFDVLAFFAAILWISWKLLKFSVKFCCSKCCKSKTQTSKKLKNKKKQN encoded by the exons ATGAAGTTCCTTCTGTTATTCGCTTTTTTAGCGATTTCTACTTCCTGCATTGATGGAGCTCGCATACTTTGTTACTTACAATCTCCTGGAAAATCTCACGTTCTTCTTGCCTTGCCAATATGTGAAGAGCTCGCTGCTAGAGGTCATCAAGTTCTAACCTTAACGAATTACAAATTTGGCAAGGACACTGCCAACTTTACGAATGTTGTTGTACCTGTTGACAGCTTCAGTGATGAATTGAAGGAACTAATGGCATCTGgacaattttcctttaaatttatgaaaatagcttcacaatattttcgaaaaactgCAATTGATACGTTGGAGTCTGAGTTAGTGCGGGAAATGATGAAAAGTGCCAAATTTGATTTGATCATATTTCTCAGCGTGATGTTGAATGATGTTCAATTAGGATTAGCGGATCATTTTAAGGTGCCATATGTGGCTTTGTCACCCATGGGAAATATGTTGTTGAATCGACAACATGTTGGATCGCATTCACTTCCAGCAACAGTTTCTTCTCAAATGCTGGGTATCAACGGAACTATGAACTTTTGGCAAcgtgtgaaaaatttcctgatgaatatttatgaataCATCATGGCTTTCATCATAAATTACATGAACCAAGCagattatgagaaattttggcCATCCGACAGATATCGTTCTTATGACGAAATGAAGAGAAACATCTCCTTGATCTTTCTCAATGGACATCATTCTGATTCAGGCGTCATTCGTCCTCTTTTACCCACCGAAATTGAAGTTGGCGGGATTCAAATCAAGACGAAGCCAACTCCATTAACAGGTGATTTGAAAAAGTTCCTGGATGAAGCTACAGAGGGCGCTATTTTATGGACTTTCGGATCAAACGTTGAAGTTTCAGGAGTTGAACCAGAAAAAATCGACATCATGTTAAAAGTTCTTTCCAAATTAAAGCATCGAATTGTTCTCAAATGGGAAATTGACGACAAATCTCGTCTCCCTAAGAACgtatttgctcaaaaatggCTGCCACAAGACTCAATTTTAGCACATCCAAATGTCAAATTGTTCATTGGACATGGGGGCGCTGGAGGATTAGGCGAAGCAAAGTATCATCAAGTCCCATTATTGGCAAGTCCATTTTTTGCTGATCAAATgagaaattctgaaaaaattgaagaagatgGATGGGGACGAGCTTTTAAGGTTTCTGAAGTTACAGAAGAAAGTTTTACGGAAATGGTTAACGACATGTTGACGAatcaaaa aTATCGTGAAACAGTGAAAGCCTTATCCGACAAATACCGCGATCGGGTATCATCAGCATTAGACACTGCCGTTTTTTGGGTGGAATATGTCTTGAAACATCATGGAGCGCCACATTTGCAATACTCTGGAAaggatttgaactttttccaaAGACATTCTTTCGAtgttttagcattttttgccGCCATTTTGTGGATTTCTTGGAAACTCTtgaaattttctgtcaaattttgctgttCAAAGTGCTGCAAAAGTAAAACtcaaacatcgaaaaaactgaaaaacaagaaaaaacaaaattaa
- the LOC134835406 gene encoding uncharacterized protein LOC134835406, with product MCGKSNAKDFVPYVMHRKGTEPLCSGVMLSSKVILTTARCVYDTSIWDLAVKIEHKGLEQENFKLIRKMVHSNFKPEDGQYSHDVALLVLDKELKTITNGDYMCLPSSNAHSESCYFRHTPSQSPIKVFPTTNCDKNLQLSDFQTNLYLNNGSFCAVSSYSDTISPLLGAQPLTCIPNLSRNSVKVSKKEHIAGLLTRFWPKTRETDATFAFVDVSKYVDWINLQMNKLYS from the exons ATGTGCGGAAAAAGCAATGCAAAGGATTTTGTTCCGTACGTGATGCATCGGAAAGGCACGGAACCACTTTGTAGTGGCGTGATGTTGAGTAGCAAAGTTATTTTGACGACAGCCCGATGCGTTTATGA tACTTCAATTTGGGATTTAGCTGTGAAAATCGAACACAAAGGActtgaacaagaaaatttcaaattaattcgaaaGATGGTTCATAGTAACTTCAAACCGGAAGACGGACAATATTCACATGATGTC gCCCTTTTAGTCTTGGATAAAGAACTCAAAACCATCACAAACGGCGATTATATGTGCTTACCATCCTCTAATGCTCATTCCGAATCATGCTACTTCCGTCACACTCCTAGTCAATCCCCGATAAAAGTCTTTCCAACAAcaaattgtgataaaaatctGCAATTATCGGATTTTCAAACGAATTTATACTTAAATAATGGAAGTTTTTGTGCTGTTTCGTCCTATTCTGACACCATAAGTCCCTTATTAGGTGCCCAACCGCTCACTTGTATCCCAAATTTATCCAGAAATTCGGTGAAAGTCTCGAAAAAAGAACACATCGCAGGACTTTTAACTCGATTTTGGCCTAAAACACGAGAAACTGATGCAACTTTCGCTTTTGTTGATGTCTCCAAGTACGTGGATTGGATAAATTTACAGATGAATAAACTTTActcctaa
- the LOC134834290 gene encoding E3 ubiquitin-protein ligase ZNRF2, whose product MVDVFSSCCIYENFQQQRITKQTFNTWVKMGNRSGRNLQAFEASVNAEGSSADESGNNAIAFPGSNLQTYDMSVSPDSSSADDSGGIGRGVFTSLPSHIWSLNGIKCPVCSKFILPDDIECHLVMCLTKPRLSYNEDVLSDAKGECVICLEDLSPGDVIARLPCLCIYHKGCIDQWFEVNRCCPEHPGD is encoded by the exons ATGGTGGATGTATTTTCCTCCTGCTgcatttacgaaaattttcaacaacaaaGAATTACAAAGCAAACTTTTAACACG TGGGTGAAGATGGGAAATCGTTCGGGACGCAATTTACAGGCTTTCGAGGCGTCAGTCAATGCGGAAGGTAGCTCAGCTGACGAAAGTGGCAACAATGCCATCGCATTCCCTGGCTCAAATCTACAGACGTACGACATGTCCGTCAGTCCCGACAGCAGTTCGGCAGACGACAGTGGCGGAATAGGACGTGGTGTTTTCACCTCGCTGCCTTCACACATTTGGTCATTAAACG GTATTAAATGCCCAGTTTGTAGCAAATTTATATTACCAGACGATATTGAATGTCATCTAGTTATGTGCCTAACGAAGCCTCGCTTGTCATACAacg AGGACGTATTGAGCGATGCCAAAGGAGAGTGCGTTATTTGTTTAGAGGACTTGTCACCGGGCGACGTAATTGCACGTCTCCCCTGTCTTTGTATCTATCACAAAGG atgcATCGATCAATGGTTCGAAGTGAACAGATGTTGTCCGGAACATCCAGGCGATTAG